The window AAACACTATCGATTTCCAAAAGCTCTAAAAGAGGTTCCACCAAGCCATACTTAATCAACGATAAAGGTTTCATCGAGTAGTAAGATATGATGTGTATGAGAGCCCAAGCACCTTTAAACTATACAAAACCATAAGGATAAAGCAAATGTGAAGCTTAATACGACACGACACAAAAAAGTAATCAACATATCAATCTACCTGGACCTCTGGTGAATCCATTTTCCATGTAATATGTGCTAGTGGaggaacaacatcaacaacaaaagaTCTTAGAATACCCTTAACTTCGGAAACGAAACCTGCGAATGACAGTTTGCATGTAAGTGATATGCAAGTTGAATAAAATCAGCAAGAGCAGTCAAAGTCATACCTTCAGAGAACAATTGTTCGAGTAGTTTGATTCCCAAAAGTTGTCTATCGCTATCAGCAGACTCAAGAAGAAAACCTATTGTTTGAACATCAACCTGTAAACCAACAACTCAGTTACCACAGGCAGTTTAAAGTTTCGTAACAAATTAAAATGTCTGCTAATCAACATTGCTTCAGTCTATACTACATAAAGGGTTTAAAACACACCAGATCAACCTCCTGaagatttttttgaattatttgacaAGAAACAGGCAGGTGCTCGAATATTGGAATACTTTCTTTAGCAATACCAGCAGCGTCAGGCTATGAACGTGAAACCATAAGAATATAAAGCATGGGTGAAGATGCAACCAAAATACACTAAAGAATGCAAAGAAATTCACTCACTACCTGGAGTTTCAGCAAAAATCTACTCACTAGAAGCTCAACAAAATCAGAGTACATATCTTCTACAATACGATTCAATTCTGCCAATAAAAAATTGCACATAAA of the Capsicum annuum cultivar UCD-10X-F1 chromosome 11, UCD10Xv1.1, whole genome shotgun sequence genome contains:
- the LOC107867057 gene encoding importin subunit alpha-2-like, with amino-acid sequence MLDLRSIVAPVLPINLQQPVTKKYEVFYEKLNRIVEDMYSDFVELLVSRFLLKLQPDAAGIAKESIPIFEHLPVSCQIIQKNLQEVDLVDVQTIGFLLESADSDRQLLGIKLLEQLFSEGFVSEVKGILRSFVVDVVPPLAHITWKMDSPEVQFKGAWALIHIISYYSMKPLSLIKYGLVEPLLELLEIDSVCEKAMEELQKIAFNPVSRDHALKCGALLVLLKKLSTSNGSILRKLTLTILNFCEGFIKRPFSRVMSAVKPLW